The proteins below come from a single Mercenaria mercenaria strain notata chromosome 3, MADL_Memer_1, whole genome shotgun sequence genomic window:
- the LOC123523766 gene encoding ATP synthase subunit delta, mitochondrial-like → MKNIENEWNLWSKSKLPCRCPSSIFCANMSLCRQFLRGPRLLSQCQRLSVLSQQKCNESTDPDSMSFTFASPGKVYYNAEVVKQVDVPTLSGVFGILARHVPTIAALKPGIVSVFEQDGVAPKKIFVSSGTVTVNNDSSVQILAEEAHPLESFEAKEVQHNLQEAQNAVNSAKTDQDKAEAQIAVECLEELTKAMATTH, encoded by the exons ATGAAAAATATTGAGAACGAATGGAATTTGTGGTCCAAGAGTAAGCTCCCTTGCAGATGCCCTTCCTCCATTTTCTGTGCAAACATGTCTCTTTGTCGGCAGTTTTTAAGAGGACCTCGACTGCTTTCTCAGTGTCAGAGGCTTTCAGTATTATCTCAGCAAAAATGTAACGAAAGCACAGATCCAGACAGCATGTCATTCACGTTTGCGTCCCCAGGAAAA GTATATTACAATGCTGAGGTTGTGAAGCAAGTGGACGTACCAACACTGAGTGGTGTATTTGGTATTCTAGCGAGACATGTGCCCACAATAGCAGCTCTAAAACCAGGAATTGTATCTGTCTTTGAACAAGATGGTGTCGCTCCGAAGAAAATATTTG tttCCAGTGGCACAGTTACAGTAAACAATGATTCATCTGTACAAATTTTAGCAGAGGAGGCCCATCCATTGGAAAGCTTCGAGGCAaag GAAGTGCAGCACAATCTTCAGGAGGCCCAGAATGCTGTGAACTCGGCAAAAACTGACCAGGATAAAGCCGAGGCTCAGATTGCCGTGGAATGCCTAGAAGAACTTACTAAAGCCATGGCCACTACTCATTAA